In Polaromonas sp. JS666, one genomic interval encodes:
- a CDS encoding AI-2E family transporter produces the protein MTEEAAKDTPLAETEAALLPEPERLLLHMPVDIRNVSLVILAVLASLFMLHWAKAVFIPLMLGLLFSYALSPVVNWLELKRVPRWLSAAVLLLAILGAIGSTAYSLRNEASQLLESLPLAAQKFRQAVKTRAGKPDGALENVQKAASQIEQAARESGTASPGSSRGAMRVVVETATFNVRDYLWTGTLGLLTLIGQFTVVVFLTYFLMLSGDTFCRKLIKLAPGFSSKKITLQALHEITGQIQRYLQVQLLASALVGVLTWLALLIIGLDNAAVWGIAAGVLNLVPYVGSLVTAGASGLVGFLQFGSLDMAIVVAGASLFIHMLVGNLFTPWLTSRASRLSPVAVFVGLLAWGWLWGVWGLLLGIPILMIVKSVCDRIDDLKPIGEFLGS, from the coding sequence ATGACTGAAGAAGCCGCAAAAGATACGCCGCTTGCCGAGACGGAGGCGGCGCTTTTGCCGGAGCCGGAACGGCTGCTGCTGCACATGCCGGTAGACATCCGCAATGTCTCGCTGGTAATCCTGGCAGTGCTGGCCAGCCTGTTCATGCTCCATTGGGCCAAGGCGGTCTTCATTCCCCTCATGCTCGGTCTCCTCTTCAGCTATGCGCTGTCGCCCGTGGTCAATTGGCTGGAACTCAAACGCGTGCCACGCTGGCTCAGTGCCGCGGTGCTGCTGCTGGCCATTCTGGGCGCGATCGGCTCGACTGCGTATTCGCTGCGCAATGAGGCTTCGCAACTGCTGGAGTCGTTGCCGCTGGCGGCACAAAAATTCAGGCAGGCGGTGAAAACGCGTGCCGGCAAGCCGGACGGCGCTCTGGAAAACGTGCAGAAAGCCGCCTCCCAGATCGAACAGGCGGCGCGTGAAAGTGGTACCGCCTCTCCCGGATCATCCCGGGGCGCCATGCGGGTCGTCGTTGAGACGGCAACGTTCAATGTGCGGGACTATCTGTGGACAGGAACCCTCGGCCTGCTCACGCTGATAGGCCAGTTCACCGTGGTGGTTTTCCTGACCTACTTCCTGATGCTCTCCGGCGACACCTTCTGCCGCAAGCTGATCAAGCTGGCACCCGGCTTCAGCAGCAAGAAAATCACGCTGCAGGCCCTGCATGAGATCACCGGGCAGATCCAGCGCTACCTGCAGGTGCAGCTGCTGGCCAGTGCGTTGGTGGGGGTGCTGACCTGGCTGGCCCTGCTGATCATCGGACTGGACAACGCGGCAGTGTGGGGCATTGCCGCCGGTGTGCTGAACCTCGTGCCTTATGTGGGTTCGCTGGTGACGGCGGGCGCGTCGGGGCTGGTGGGGTTTTTGCAGTTTGGTTCGCTCGACATGGCGATCGTGGTGGCCGGCGCCTCGCTGTTCATCCACATGCTGGTGGGCAACCTGTTCACCCCCTGGCTCACCAGCCGCGCCAGCCGCCTGAGCCCGGTAGCGGTGTTTGTCGGGCTGCTGGCCTGGGGCTGGTTGTGGGGCGTGTGGGGCTTGTTGCTCGGCATACCCATTCTGATGATCGTCAAGTCCGTGTGCGACCGGATCGATGACCTGAAACCCATTGGCGAGTTTCTGGGCTCTTAG
- a CDS encoding LytR/AlgR family response regulator transcription factor, protein MKLKVLLVDDEALARSRLRTLLGDCTAPQAVVAAEACDALQAMHALRQDSFDAVLLDIRMPGVDGMALARTIAALPRPPAVVFVTAHSEHAVQAFELEAIDYLTKPVRLERLQQALQKVSRLAQTVLGPQADASREMLIIQDRGRTERVPLAEVLYLKAELKYITVRTASRSYILDGSLSELEERHAAQFIRIHRNALIARRAVRALEKHFDPEEGEGWAVRLNGIDELLAVSRRQLSAVREAIAG, encoded by the coding sequence ATGAAACTCAAGGTACTGCTGGTTGATGATGAAGCACTCGCCCGCTCGCGCCTGCGCACCCTGCTGGGCGACTGCACGGCACCGCAGGCGGTGGTGGCTGCTGAAGCCTGCGATGCGCTGCAGGCCATGCACGCCCTGCGGCAGGACAGCTTCGATGCGGTGTTGCTGGACATCCGCATGCCGGGCGTTGACGGCATGGCGCTGGCCCGCACCATTGCGGCCCTGCCCCGGCCGCCGGCCGTGGTGTTTGTCACGGCGCATTCCGAGCATGCCGTGCAGGCTTTCGAGCTGGAAGCCATCGACTACCTGACCAAGCCGGTACGGCTGGAGCGCCTGCAGCAGGCGCTGCAGAAGGTGAGCCGGCTTGCGCAGACCGTGCTGGGGCCGCAGGCGGATGCATCGCGGGAGATGCTCATCATCCAGGACCGGGGGCGCACGGAGCGGGTGCCGCTGGCCGAGGTGCTCTACCTGAAGGCCGAGCTGAAATACATCACGGTGCGCACCGCCAGCCGCAGCTACATCCTCGACGGATCACTGAGCGAGCTGGAAGAGCGTCATGCCGCGCAGTTCATACGCATACACCGCAATGCGCTGATCGCGCGGCGCGCCGTGCGCGCGCTCGAAAAGCATTTTGATCCCGAGGAAGGCGAAGGCTGGGCGGTGCGGCTTAACGGTATCGACGAATTGCTGGCCGTGTCGCGCCGCCAGCTCAGTGCGGTGCGTGAGGCGATTGCGGGATGA
- a CDS encoding sensor histidine kinase, with amino-acid sequence MKPLPDPQTFGESTLLGSFIPGDEEAVPPARASMFDACHVGVVLRAVLFVEAVAGVGAMFGANHPVDWLLRFALLTGGVLPATLAWLIAICALKSRLNRLDTSSQWLAGMALGAAAGLYGCGLLALIGLLQPAPWWASAASGALLSAMVLAGLFWRAKARTPAATAARLAELQSRIRPHFLFNTLNSAIALVRAEPAKAEAVLEDLSELFRHALADPAESVTLGQAIALAQRYLAIEQVRFGDRLQVQWSLDAGADEAKLPPLLLQPLVENAVRHGVEPSASGAQLRISTLRRGGKVVIKVTNSTPAGVGERGNGLALANVRERLVLLHDVQAQFKTVFKDGVFQVRLEIPA; translated from the coding sequence ATGAAGCCTTTGCCTGATCCACAGACCTTCGGGGAGTCCACGTTGCTGGGAAGCTTTATTCCGGGCGACGAAGAAGCGGTGCCGCCGGCGCGCGCCAGCATGTTTGACGCCTGCCATGTCGGGGTGGTGCTGCGCGCGGTGCTGTTTGTGGAGGCTGTGGCGGGGGTTGGCGCCATGTTTGGTGCCAACCATCCGGTGGACTGGCTGCTACGGTTTGCGCTGCTGACCGGCGGGGTGTTGCCCGCCACACTGGCCTGGCTGATCGCCATTTGCGCGCTCAAGTCGCGGCTGAACCGGCTGGATACCTCGTCGCAGTGGCTGGCCGGCATGGCGCTGGGGGCGGCGGCCGGGCTCTATGGCTGCGGTCTGCTGGCGCTGATAGGGCTGCTGCAGCCGGCGCCATGGTGGGCCAGCGCCGCCTCGGGCGCCCTGCTGTCGGCCATGGTGCTGGCGGGTTTGTTCTGGCGTGCCAAGGCGCGCACGCCGGCAGCCACGGCCGCGCGGCTGGCCGAGCTGCAGTCACGCATCCGGCCGCATTTTTTGTTCAACACACTCAACAGCGCCATTGCGCTGGTGCGTGCCGAGCCGGCCAAGGCCGAGGCGGTGCTGGAAGACCTGAGCGAGCTGTTTCGCCATGCGCTGGCCGATCCGGCCGAGTCGGTCACGCTGGGGCAGGCAATTGCGCTGGCCCAGCGCTACCTGGCGATTGAGCAGGTCCGCTTTGGTGATCGCCTGCAGGTGCAGTGGAGCCTGGACGCCGGCGCCGATGAGGCCAAACTGCCGCCGCTGCTGCTCCAGCCGCTGGTGGAAAACGCCGTCAGGCACGGCGTGGAGCCCAGCGCCAGCGGGGCGCAACTCCGGATAAGCACCCTCAGGCGCGGCGGCAAGGTGGTGATCAAGGTGACCAATTCGACGCCGGCCGGAGTGGGGGAGCGCGGCAACGGACTGGCACTTGCCAATGTGCGCGAGCGCCTGGTTTTGCTGCATGATGTGCAGGCACAGTTCAAGACCGTCTTCAAGGATGGCGTATTTCAGGTCAGGCTGGAGATTCCTGCATGA
- the argH gene encoding argininosuccinate lyase, translated as MNQFDKKSQAWSALFSEPMSDLVKRYTASVFFDKRLWQADITGSLAHADMLAAQKVIAPSDLAAIQNGMAQITAEIEAGTFEWKLDLEDVHLNIEARLTQLVGDAGKRLHTGRSRNDQVATDVRLWLRGEIDLIGGLLGDLQKALVDIAEKNVDVILPGFTHLQVAQPVSFGHHMLAYVEMFARDAERMAEIRQRVNRLPLGAAALAGTSYPLDRERVAKTLGMVDEQGRACVCQNSLDAVSDRDFAIEFTAAATLAMVHISRMSEELVLWMSQSFGFIDIADRFCTGSSIMPQKKNPDVPELARGKTGRVVGHLMGLITLMKGQPLAYNKDNQEDKEPLFDTVDTLKDTLRIFAEMVGGITVKPEAMERAALKGYATATDLADYLVKKGLPFRDAHETVAHAVKAAISHAVDLSELPLAVLQQFNPSIEKDVYDALSLRGSLNARNILGGTAPAQVRAQIARHRARLG; from the coding sequence GTGAATCAATTCGACAAAAAATCCCAAGCCTGGTCAGCCCTGTTCTCCGAGCCCATGAGCGATCTGGTCAAGCGCTACACCGCCAGCGTGTTTTTTGACAAGCGCCTCTGGCAGGCTGACATCACCGGCTCGCTGGCCCACGCCGACATGCTGGCCGCGCAAAAGGTCATCGCCCCCAGCGACCTCGCGGCCATCCAGAACGGCATGGCGCAAATCACCGCCGAAATCGAGGCGGGCACGTTTGAATGGAAACTGGACCTCGAGGATGTGCACCTCAACATCGAGGCGCGCCTGACCCAGCTGGTGGGCGATGCCGGCAAGCGCCTGCACACCGGCCGCAGCCGCAACGACCAGGTCGCCACCGACGTGCGCCTGTGGCTGCGCGGCGAAATTGACCTCATTGGCGGCCTGCTCGGTGACCTGCAAAAGGCACTGGTTGACATCGCCGAGAAAAACGTCGACGTGATCCTGCCCGGCTTCACCCACCTGCAGGTGGCGCAGCCTGTGAGCTTTGGCCACCACATGCTGGCCTATGTGGAAATGTTTGCGCGGGACGCCGAACGCATGGCCGAGATCCGCCAGCGTGTCAACCGGCTGCCGCTGGGCGCTGCCGCCCTGGCCGGCACCAGCTACCCGCTGGACCGCGAGCGCGTGGCCAAAACCCTGGGCATGGTGGACGAGCAGGGCCGCGCCTGCGTCTGCCAGAACAGCCTGGACGCCGTGAGCGACCGCGACTTTGCCATTGAATTCACCGCTGCCGCCACGCTGGCCATGGTGCACATCAGCCGCATGAGCGAGGAACTGGTGCTGTGGATGAGCCAGAGCTTCGGTTTTATCGACATTGCCGACCGTTTCTGCACCGGCAGCTCCATCATGCCGCAGAAGAAAAACCCCGACGTGCCCGAGCTGGCGCGCGGCAAGACCGGCCGCGTGGTTGGCCACCTGATGGGCCTGATCACTTTGATGAAAGGCCAGCCGCTGGCCTACAACAAGGACAACCAGGAAGACAAGGAGCCGCTGTTTGACACGGTGGACACGCTGAAAGACACACTGCGCATCTTTGCCGAGATGGTCGGCGGCATCACCGTCAAGCCCGAAGCCATGGAGCGCGCCGCCCTCAAGGGCTACGCCACCGCCACCGATCTGGCCGACTACCTGGTGAAAAAAGGCCTGCCCTTTCGCGATGCGCATGAAACGGTGGCGCATGCCGTCAAGGCCGCCATCTCGCATGCGGTGGACCTGTCGGAGTTGCCGCTGGCGGTGCTGCAGCAGTTCAACCCGAGCATCGAAAAAGACGTTTACGATGCCTTAAGCCTGCGCGGCTCGCTCAATGCCCGCAACATCCTGGGCGGCACCGCCCCGGCCCAGGTGCGGGCGCAGATTGCAAGGCACCGCGCCCGGCTGGGTTAA